From Anthonomus grandis grandis chromosome 20, icAntGran1.3, whole genome shotgun sequence, the proteins below share one genomic window:
- the LOC126747902 gene encoding 1-acyl-sn-glycerol-3-phosphate acyltransferase alpha, which produces MGFVSCSVAILALLTLLWKVSSVGRFFIKWCLFGIVSVLASSLPIPLMLVRPRDPRNALIPSAALRACCTFLGLTLKVEGHENIVQNKGTVVLINHQSALDLIVLACLWPIMDNCTVISKREILYIQPFGLASWLWGTIFISRGSKDAQHAVNETGEIIKERKARVLIFPEGTRNMSRKLLPFKKGGFYLALASDVPIQPVAVGRYSFLKNFRFDSGEIRIRILPAIPTEGCTKDDIPKLIEETYNVLSENVDQLSSEVKVAH; this is translated from the exons aTGGGGTTCGTGAGTTGCTCCGTAGCCATATTGGCCCTTCTGACCCTACTATGGAAAGTCAGCTCAGTAGGACGGTTCTTCATCAAATGGTGCCTCTTTGGTATCGTTTCCGTTTTAGCATCATCCCTTCCCATCCCTTTGATGTTGGTACGACCTAGAGATCCAAGGAATGCCTT AATCCCATCTGCAGCCCTACGGGCATGTTGCACCTTCCTAGGACTCACCTTGAAGGTCGAGGGTCACGAAAATATCGTGCAAAACAAAGGAACCGTCGTTCTGATCAACCATCAAAGCGCCCTGGACTTAATAG TTTTAGCATGTCTCTGGCCGATTATGGATAACTGCACGGTGATATCCAAGAGGGAGATCCTGTACATCCAGCCTTTTGGTTTGGCCTCGTGGTTGTGGGGCACCATATTCATTTCGAGAGGATCGAAGGATGCGCAACATGCGGTGAACGAAACCGGGGAAATTATTAAAGAGAGGAAGGCCAGGGTCCTGATATTCCCGGAGGGTACCAGGAACATGTCCAGGAAGCTGTTGCCCTTTAAAAAGGGCGGGTTTTACTTAGCTTTGGCTTCAGACGTCCCTATACAACCGGTAGCAGTGGGGCGCTATAGTTTCTTGAAGAACTTCAGGTTTGACAGTG GTGAAATCAGGATAAGGATTCTTCCAGCAATTCCTACCGAGGGGTGCACCAAAGACGATATTCCGAAACTCATTGAAGAAACTTACAATGTACTCTCGGAGAACGTAGACCAGTTGTCTAGTGAGGTAAAGGTGGCTCACTGA